A portion of the Sus scrofa isolate TJ Tabasco breed Duroc chromosome 5, Sscrofa11.1, whole genome shotgun sequence genome contains these proteins:
- the RASSF8 gene encoding ras association domain-containing protein 8, whose amino-acid sequence MELKVWVDGVQRIVCGVTEVTTCQEVVIALAQAIGRTGRYTLIEKWRDTERHLAPHENPIISLNKWGQYASDVQLILRRTGPSLSERPTSDSVARIPERTLYRQSLPPLAKLRPQIDKTIKRREPKRKSLTFTGGAKGLMDIFGKGKETEFKQKVLNNCKTTADELKKLIRLQTEKLQSIEKELESNEIEIRFWEQKYNSNLEEEIVRLEQKIKRNDVEIEEEEFWENELQIEQENEKQLKDQLQEIRQKITECESKLKDYLAQIQTMESGLEAEKLQREVQEAQVNEEEVKGKIGKVRGEIDIQGQQSLRLENGIKAVERSLGQATKRLQDKEQELEQLTKELRQVNLQQFIQQTGTKVTVLPAEPIEVEASHADIEREAPFQSGSLKRPGSSRQLPSNLRILQNPISAGFNPEGIYV is encoded by the exons ATGGAACTTAAAGTATGGGTGGACGGAGTTCAGAGGATTGTTTGTGGGGTCACTGAAGTCACAACTTGCCAGGAAGTTGTCATAGCCCTAGCTCAAGCAATAG gtcGAACTGGAAGGTATACTCTTATAGAAAAATGGAGAGATACTGAAAGACACTTAGCACCTCATGAAAATCCTATCATATCCTTAAACAAATGGGGGCAGTATGCTAGTGATGTGCAGCTGATTTTACGTCGAACTGGGCCATCTCTCAGCGAGCGACCCACATCAGATAGTGTGGCTCGAATTCCTGAAAGAACTTTATACAGACAGAGTTTACCCCCCTTAGCCAAACTGAGGCCTCAGATTGACAAAACGATCAAAAGGAGAGAACctaaaaggaaatcattaacaTTTACAGGAGGTGCCAAAGGATTAATGGACATTTTtggaaaaggtaaagaaactgaatttaagCAAAAGGTGCTGAATAACTGCAAAACCACAGCAGATGAGTTAAAGAAACTGATCCGTTTGCAGACAGAGAAGCTCCAATCTATTGAGAAAGAGCTAGaatcaaatgaaatagaaatacgATTCTGGGAGCAAAAATATAATTCTAACCTCGAAGAGGAAATTGTCCGCCTGGAGCAAAAGATCAAAAGAAATGATGtagaaattgaagaggaagaattTTGGGAAAATGAATTACAGATtgaacaggaaaatgaaaaacagctgAAAGATCAACTTcaggaaataagacaaaaaataacagaatgtGAGAGTAAATTAAAGGACTATTTGGCTCAAATCCAGACTATGGAAAGTGGTCTTGAGGCAGAAAAATTGCAACGTGAAGTTCAAGAGGCACAAGTCAATGAAGAAGAGGTTAAAGGAAAGATTGGTAAGGTTAGAGGGGAAATTGACATTCAAGGCCAGCAGAGTCTGAGGCTAGAAAACGGTATTAAAGCTGTGGAAAGATCTCTTGGGCAAGCCACCAAACGATTACag GACAAAGAACAAGAATTGGAGCAGTTGACTAAAGAGCTACGGCAGGTCAATCTGCAGCAGTTTATCCAGCAGACAGGGACAAAAGTCACCGTTTTGCCAGCAGAGCCCATTGAGGTGGAGGCATCACATGCAGACATAGAAAGGG AGGCACCATTCCAATCTGGGTCCCTGAAGCGGCCTGGCTCCTCTCGGCAGCTCCCCAGTAATCTTCGTATTCTGCAGAATCCTATCTCGGCTGGTTTTAATCCTGAAGgcatatatgtataa